In the Phaeobacter piscinae genome, CGGCGGCGACCTCTGCCGCCTGAAGCGCCGGGTGATCACCGCTCTCATCATATATGAGGACCGACCCGCCGGGCGTCACATCCCCCGAAATGATATCCCAGGCCGAAACAACATGCGCGGCCTCCTCGCCCGCCTCGAATAGCTGCATATTCGGCAGCCCGCCGGTTGCAATGATCACAACATCAGGAGAGAGCCTGGTCACATCCTCAACCTCCGCCCAGCTGTTGAAGCGGAACTGCACATCCCGTGCGGCACATTGCGCCATGCGCCAGTCGATGATGCCCATCATCTCGCGGCGGCGCTGGTTTTGCGCGGTGAGCCGGACCTGTCCGCCGGGATCAGGCGCCGCCTCAAAGACGGTGACCACATGACCGCGTTCTGCCGCAACGCGGGCCGCCTCCAGCCCACCGGGGCCAGCGCCAACGATCACCACCTTCTTGTGCTGCTCAGCCGGGCTGATCACATGCGGCATCGTCAACTCGCGCCCGGTTGCGGCGTTGTGAATGCACAGCGCCTCCCCGGCCTGATAAATCCGGTCCAGACAATAGGTGGCGCCCACACAGGGGCGGATGTCATCCTCGCGCCCCTCGGTGATCTTCTGCACAATATGCGGATCAGCCATATGGGCGCGGGTCATGCCCACCATGTCCAGAAGGCCGTCCGAAATGGCATGACGCGCGGTGGCCACATCGGGGATCCGCGCGGCATGAAAGGTGGGCAGGCCTGTGGCCTTTTTCACCTCACCGGCAAAATCCAGATGCGGTGCCGAGGCCATCCCCTGCACCGGGATCACATCGGTCATTGCCGGATCCGTGTGGATGCGGCCCCGGATCACATTGAGGAAATCGACCATCCCGCTGGCGGCCAGACGTTTGGAGATCTCCAGCCCCTCCTCAGGGGTGATCCCGCCCGTCTGCGCCTCATCCGCCGTATACCGCAGGCCGACGATAAAATCGCTGCCGACCCGGTCACGCACTGCCGTCAGCACCGCCATCGGCAGCGCCATCCGGCTGTCCAGCGTCTGACCCCCGTAGGGCCCATCCAGATCATTGGTCAGCGGAGACCAGAACTGGTCCAGGAGATGGCCATAGACCTGCAGTTCGATCCCATCCATGCCACCTGCCTTCATCCGCTCTGCCGCATCGGCGAACTCCGTGATGACGCGGGTGATATCCCAATCCTCTGCCAGTTTTGGAAAGGCGCGGTGCGCAGGTTCGCGGTGGCGCGAGGAGCTGATCGAGGGCAGCCAATCCCCCTTGTCCCAGCCGGTGCGTCGCCCCAGATGGGTCAGCTGGATCATCGCCGCACAGCCATGCTCATGCAGCTGATCGGTCAGATTGCGGATCCAGGGCACCACCTCATCCTTATAGGCCAGGATGTTGTTGAACACCGGCGGGCTGTCACGCGATACCGCAGCAGAGCCCGCCGTCATCGCCAGCGCCACACCCGCCTTGGCCCGTTCCGCATGATAGGCCGCATAGCGTTCCTTGGGCATACCCTCTTCCGGATAGGCTGGTTCGTGACTGGTGGTCATGATCCGGTTGCGCAGGGTGAGATGTTTCAGCTGATAGGGCTGCAGCAAAGGGTCGTTGGACATAACAGGCTCCTGGGGCGGCAAGACAGCCGTTTGTTTGGCTTCAGGTTTCCCAGTATGATCACAACTCTGGACACATGTGTCAGGTCAGTTTCCGACGTCGATAGGATTCAGCGACGACACAAGGCAACATCGCCACAGCCCGCCCCGTTTTACTGCGTGCTCTCCGCATCAAAGGAGGTGAACTCTCGCTGTCGGCTGCGAAAGAACTGTTTCAGCCCGCGTTTGAAGTGACGGACCTTGGCCGATTGCAGCAAATCCTGATGGCTCAGCACCCAGATCGGCGCATAGTCCTGCGGCGCAATCCCGGGCAGCGGCGCCAGACCCGGATCACTCCGTCCCAAGTACACCGGCATCCTGACGGCCCCCATTCCGGCCTTGGCGGCCGCAATCAGTGAGGTCATATCGTCAAACCGCGCCCGTATCCGGGCATTGGGATAGTGCTGCAGCGCGGCTTTTGGTGGCGCGTCATATCCGCTGTAGATCACCCAGTCGAGCGGCGCCTCTGGATCGGCGGCCGCCTGTGCCACCAGATCGGGCCGCGCCACGCAGGCGGTTTTCTGGTCGGCCAGATGCAGCCCCACCAGCGTGTCGCCCGGCGTCTTGCTGATCCGGATCGCCAGATCCGCCTCGCGCCGGGTCAGGTCCAGCACCTCGTTTGTTGCCCGCACGGTCAGCGCAACCTCCGGATGGGTCGCACAGAACTCCGCCAGAAATGGCGCCAGGTGAGACTGGATCAACAGCTGGGGCGCCGTCAGCACCAACTCCCCCGACAGGCTCTGATCGCGCCCAGAGAGGTTCCGTAACGCCGATTGCTCCGCCTGTTCCATCCGCCGCGCCGCAGCGGCCAGGTCTTCAGCCTCCGCCGTGGCCAGATAGCCATCGGGGCGGCGTTCAAACAATGGTCGCCCCAGCATATCCTCGGCCCGCTGCACCCGGCGCGCAACGGTGGTGTAACTGACGGAGAGCGCCTGCGCCGCCCCCGCCAGGGAACCGGCCCGCACCAGCGCCAGAATGGTCCGCATGTCGTCCCAGTTGATCTGCATACATGCGTTTTCGCATGGGTAATACGCAAATGCATGTGTTTTCTTGTGGTCCACCGCTTGGCATCAGGTTCATATCAACGCTGAAAGGACAGACGATGGCCTATGTATATGTAAACCTCCTGCTGAAAGACCCTGACACCATGGCCGCCTACCGCGAGAAAGCCGGGGCGGCTCTGCAGAAACACGGGGCAAAAGTGCTGGTCTCCACCCCACAGCAAACCGTGATCGAAGGTACGCGTGATGCCACCGGTATCGGTGTCATTCTGGAGTTCGCCAATGCCGACGCCGCCAAGGCTTGGATCAATGATCCCGATTTGCAGGAGACGCACACCCTGCGCCAGCGCGCAGGCAAAAGCGCGATTACACTTCTGGCCTGACAAAACCCAAGGCAGATACTCCCGCCCGTTGGCTGGCGGCAGTGCCACCAGCTCCCGTTGGGCGTGGCCTCGCGCCCCTTGGGCCCGGCGCAGGTCGCGCGCGGCCACATCTCATGCGCCCCACTTGCTCCGCTCTTGCTTCCAACACAGCAACGGGCCACGCCCGCGCCGGGCGTCAGCCCGGCGCCACGAGAGACAACGGGCGCGGAACCTCTGGTTCCGCGCCCGCTCTACTGTCTCAGTCAGATCCGCCGGTTCACTCGGCTGCGATCTGCCCTTCGATCTTCTCAACCTTCACCGCCGAGAATTTGAACTCGGGGATCTTGCCGTAGGGGTCCAGCGCCGGATTGGTCAGGATGTTGGCAGCAGCCTCCACATAGGCGAAGGGTACAAACACCATGTCCTCGGCGATGGCCCGGTCAGCCCGCGCCATGATCTCAATCGACCCACGGCGTGTTGACAGGCGCACCATTTCGCCCGGCTCAACCCCCATCAGCTTCAGCGTGCGCGGGTTGAGCGAGCAATTCGCCTCCGGCTCCACCGCATCCAGCACCAATGACCGGCGGGTCATCGACCCGGTGTGCCAATGCTCCAGCTGGCGGCCCGTGGTCATGATCATCGGGTAGTCCGCATCCGGCGCCTCGTCCGGCGGGATCACCGATGCCGGGGTGAAGCGGGCGCGGCCTTCGGGACGCGGGAAGCCATCGCCGAACACAATCGCCTGACCGGGGTCGGTCTCATGCAGCGACGGATAGGTGATGGTCTCGGTCTCCAGACGCTCCCAGGTGATGTTGTTCAGGGACTTCATGTTCAGCTTCATCTCGTTAAAGACTTCGCTGACATCCTTATAGTCCCAGGGCAGACCAATGCGCCGCGCCAGCTCAACCGTCACCTTCCAGTCCTCACGCGCCTCACCCGGAGGCGCCACAGCGGGGCGCACCCGCTGAACCTGGCGGTTGGTGTTCGACACCGTGCCGTTCTTTTCATAGAGCGCCGATGCCGGCAGGATGATGTCGGCATAGTTCGCCGTCTCGGTCAGGAAGATGTCCTGAACGATCATCAACTCCAGCTTGGCAAAGGCCTCGCGCGCGTGGTCGGCATCCGGGTCTGACATCGCCGGGTTTTCACCCTGGATATACATGCCCTTGATATTGCCCGCATAAGCCTGATCGACAATCTCGGTCACGGTCAGGCCCTTCTCATTCGAGAAGTCGCCGCCGCCCCAGACATCGGTGAAGGATTTGCGCACATCATCCGAGGTCACGGTCTGATAATCCGGCAGGAACATCGGGATGAGGCCCGCGTCAGACGCGCCCTGCACATTGTTCTGACCGCGCAGCGGGTGCAGACCCGCACCCGGCTTGCCGACGTTGCCGGTCATCAGCGCCAGCGAAATCAGGCAGCGTGAATTATCCGTCCCGTGGATATGCTGGGAGATGCCCATGCCCCAGAAGATCAGCCCCGCATTCCCACCGGCAAAGATCCGCGCCACACGGCGCAGCTGATCCGGGCTGATGCCGCAGATTTCCGACATCTTCTCAGGTGTGAACTGCTTCAGGTGCTCTTTCTCGGCTTCCCAGTTCTCGGTCCAGTGGTGGATGTACTGGCTGTCATAGAGCTCTTCTTCGACGATCACATTCATGATCGCGTTCAGCATCGACACATCGGCACCGGGGCGGAACTGCACCATTTCAGTGGCAAACCGGCGCAGGCCGACGCCGCGCGGGTCCATCACAATGAGCTTGCCGCCGCGCTTGGTGAACTGCTTGAAATAGGTCGCCGCCACCGGGTGGTTCTCAATCGGGTTGGAGCCGATCACGATCGCCACATCGGCGTTCTCAATCTCGTTGAAGGTCGCGGTCACCGCCCCTGAGCCGACGTTTTCGATCAGCGCCGCAACCGACGAGGCATGGCACAGACGGGTGCAGTGATCGACATTGTTGTGCTTGAAGCCCTGACGGATGAACTTCTGGAAAAGATAGGCCTCCTCATTGGTGCATTTCGCGGAGCCGAAACCGGCAACCGATTTCGGGTCTTCGTCCCGCAAGCGCATCAGCTCTTTGCCCGCCAGATCCATCGCCTCTTCCCAGGTCGCTTCGCGGAAATGGGTCGAGAGGTTGCCGGGATCGACGTTCAGGCCCTTGGCGGGCGCATCGTCGCGGCGGATCAGCGGTTTGGTCAGGCGGTGTGGGTGATGGATATAGTCAAAGCCGAAGCGCCCCTTCACACACAGGCGGCCCTCGTTTGCCGGGCCATTGATGCCCTCGACGTGCTTGACCTTGCCGTCCTTCACTTTCAGCGACACTTTGCAGCCGACACCGCAGAACGGGCAGACGCTTTCGGTTTCGCTGTCGTAATCCTTGCTGTCCCCAACCTGATTGTCGTCCATCACGGTCGCAGGCATCAGCGCCCCGGTCGGGCAGGCCTGCACACATTCACCGCAGGCCACACAGGAGGACGCGCCCATCGGGTCAGCGATATCAAACACCGGATAGGCATCATGGCCGCGTCCAGCCATGCCGATCACGTCATTCACCTGCACTTCGCGGCAGGCGCGCACGCAGAGGTTACAGGAGATACAGGCGTCCAGATTGACCTTCATCGCCACATGGCTGTCGTCCAAGAGCGGGATGCGGTCCTTTTCCAGCTTGGGAAAGCGCGACTCTGAAACCCCGTTCAGCTCCGCCATATCCCACAGATGGGAGGACTTATCGCGCGCCTCTTCCTGCTTCGGCTGGTCGGCAACCAGCAGTTCCATCACCATCTTGCGGGCGCCTACCGCGCGCGCGTTGTTGGTGGTGATAACCATGCCCTCGGCAGGTTCGCGGATGCAGGAGGCGGCCAGCGTGCGCTCGCCCTCGATCTCCACCATGCAGGCGCGGCAGTTGCCGTCCGGACGGTAGCCCGGCTGCGGCTTGTGGCACAGATGCGGGATCTTCAGACCACGGCCATTGGCAACTTCCCAGATGGTCAGACCAGCCTCAGCTGTGACCTGCTCGCCATCGAGAGTGAAAGTAATGTGATCGCTCATGGCTTATACCTCCTCGGGGAAGTGTTTGATGGTCAGACGGATCGGATTAGGCGCCGCCTGTCCCAGACCGCAGATCGAGGTCTCGACCATGGCGGCACTCAGCTCTTCCAAGAGGCCCTGATCCCATTTCTTCTCGCTCATCAGCTTGACGGCCTTCTCACAGCCCACCCGGCAGGGGGTGCATTGGCCGCAGCTTTCATCCTCGAAAAAGCGCAGCATGTTCAGCGCCGCATCGCGGGCCGAGTCCTGATCAGACAGAACCACCACAGCAGCGGAGCCAATAAAGGTGCCATGCGGCTGCAACGTGTCGAAATCGAGCGGGATATCATGCATCGACGCGGGCAGAAGGCCGGAGGATGGACCGCCCGGCTGATACGCCTTGAACGCGTGGCCATCCAGCATCCCGCCGCAGGCTTCGATGATGTCGGTGATGGTGGAGCCGGCGGGCAGCAGATGCACGCCCGGGTTCTTCACACGACCCGACACCGAATAGCTGCGCAGCCCCTTGCGGCCGTTCTTTTCAACCGCGTTCAGGCACTCCGGCCCTTCGCGGTTGACCTTGCAAACCCAGTAGAGCGTCTCGACGTTGTGAACCAGCGTCGGACGACCAAAGATCCCGACCTGCGCCACAAAGGGCGGGCGGTGGCGCGGCTCACCGCGTTTGCCTTCGATCGACTCGATCATCGCGCTTTCTTCACCGCAGATATAGGCCCCTGCCCCGCGGCGCAGGTCAATGTAGCCCGCTTCCACGATGCCCGCCTCTTCCAGCGCGCTGATCTCGCGGCGTAGAATTTCCAGAACTGCCGGATATTCGTCGCGCATATAGATGAAGGCTTTCTCGGCCTCGACCGCCCAGGCGGCAATCAACATCCCCTCAAGGAAGACATGCGGCGTGCGCTCCAGATAGTAGCGATCCTTGAAGGTACCCGGCTCGCCCTCGTCGCCATTCACGGCAAGGTAACGCGGGCCCTCATTGGCGCGCACAAAGCCCCATTTGGTGCCGGACGGGAATCCAGCGCCGCCCAGGCCGCGCAGACCGGCTTCTTTGACTTTCGCCTGAACCGCTTCCCAGTCGCCATTTGCGCGCAGGTCTTTCAGCGTGGCGTAGCCGCCGTCCGCCTCATAAGCGGCAAAGGTTTCATACGCGGGGATATGCGCGTGGGTGTCGTCTGCCGCAATCGCCGCCTGCACCTTCTCGGGTGTCGCGTGGTCGATGTGGTTGTGGCCGATTTCCAGCACCGGCGCGGTGTCGCAGCGCCCCATGCAGGGCGCGCGCAGCACGCGGACTTGTGACGCGTCCA is a window encoding:
- a CDS encoding NADH:flavin oxidoreductase, whose protein sequence is MSNDPLLQPYQLKHLTLRNRIMTTSHEPAYPEEGMPKERYAAYHAERAKAGVALAMTAGSAAVSRDSPPVFNNILAYKDEVVPWIRNLTDQLHEHGCAAMIQLTHLGRRTGWDKGDWLPSISSSRHREPAHRAFPKLAEDWDITRVITEFADAAERMKAGGMDGIELQVYGHLLDQFWSPLTNDLDGPYGGQTLDSRMALPMAVLTAVRDRVGSDFIVGLRYTADEAQTGGITPEEGLEISKRLAASGMVDFLNVIRGRIHTDPAMTDVIPVQGMASAPHLDFAGEVKKATGLPTFHAARIPDVATARHAISDGLLDMVGMTRAHMADPHIVQKITEGREDDIRPCVGATYCLDRIYQAGEALCIHNAATGRELTMPHVISPAEQHKKVVIVGAGPGGLEAARVAAERGHVVTVFEAAPDPGGQVRLTAQNQRRREMMGIIDWRMAQCAARDVQFRFNSWAEVEDVTRLSPDVVIIATGGLPNMQLFEAGEEAAHVVSAWDIISGDVTPGGSVLIYDESGDHPALQAAEVAAAAGATVEVMTPDRVFAPNVMAMNLVPYMRSLQERDVSFTVARRLLGVEKEGNRLRALLGTDYSAHQSSKQYDQIVLNYGTLPLDDLYFDLKPLSVNGGEVDYDALIAGGAQPCGAAEAGQGGFQLFRIGDAVSARNTHAAIYDALRLMKDI
- a CDS encoding LysR family transcriptional regulator, which translates into the protein MQINWDDMRTILALVRAGSLAGAAQALSVSYTTVARRVQRAEDMLGRPLFERRPDGYLATAEAEDLAAAARRMEQAEQSALRNLSGRDQSLSGELVLTAPQLLIQSHLAPFLAEFCATHPEVALTVRATNEVLDLTRREADLAIRISKTPGDTLVGLHLADQKTACVARPDLVAQAAADPEAPLDWVIYSGYDAPPKAALQHYPNARIRARFDDMTSLIAAAKAGMGAVRMPVYLGRSDPGLAPLPGIAPQDYAPIWVLSHQDLLQSAKVRHFKRGLKQFFRSRQREFTSFDAESTQ
- the fdhF gene encoding formate dehydrogenase subunit alpha is translated as MSDHITFTLDGEQVTAEAGLTIWEVANGRGLKIPHLCHKPQPGYRPDGNCRACMVEIEGERTLAASCIREPAEGMVITTNNARAVGARKMVMELLVADQPKQEEARDKSSHLWDMAELNGVSESRFPKLEKDRIPLLDDSHVAMKVNLDACISCNLCVRACREVQVNDVIGMAGRGHDAYPVFDIADPMGASSCVACGECVQACPTGALMPATVMDDNQVGDSKDYDSETESVCPFCGVGCKVSLKVKDGKVKHVEGINGPANEGRLCVKGRFGFDYIHHPHRLTKPLIRRDDAPAKGLNVDPGNLSTHFREATWEEAMDLAGKELMRLRDEDPKSVAGFGSAKCTNEEAYLFQKFIRQGFKHNNVDHCTRLCHASSVAALIENVGSGAVTATFNEIENADVAIVIGSNPIENHPVAATYFKQFTKRGGKLIVMDPRGVGLRRFATEMVQFRPGADVSMLNAIMNVIVEEELYDSQYIHHWTENWEAEKEHLKQFTPEKMSEICGISPDQLRRVARIFAGGNAGLIFWGMGISQHIHGTDNSRCLISLALMTGNVGKPGAGLHPLRGQNNVQGASDAGLIPMFLPDYQTVTSDDVRKSFTDVWGGGDFSNEKGLTVTEIVDQAYAGNIKGMYIQGENPAMSDPDADHAREAFAKLELMIVQDIFLTETANYADIILPASALYEKNGTVSNTNRQVQRVRPAVAPPGEAREDWKVTVELARRIGLPWDYKDVSEVFNEMKLNMKSLNNITWERLETETITYPSLHETDPGQAIVFGDGFPRPEGRARFTPASVIPPDEAPDADYPMIMTTGRQLEHWHTGSMTRRSLVLDAVEPEANCSLNPRTLKLMGVEPGEMVRLSTRRGSIEIMARADRAIAEDMVFVPFAYVEAAANILTNPALDPYGKIPEFKFSAVKVEKIEGQIAAE
- a CDS encoding NAD(P)H-dependent oxidoreductase subunit E; the protein is MECRLNWRREVEVIVAPLDNSKGVWKSGKGKGRKTPKGRQLEDQAHSEVLDLIGDQPRNRDLLIEFLHLIQDKYGCLSAAHIRALAEELRTGQAEIYEVASFYAHFDVVREGETPPPALTIRVCDSLSCELAGAEALQKALEDGLDASQVRVLRAPCMGRCDTAPVLEIGHNHIDHATPEKVQAAIAADDTHAHIPAYETFAAYEADGGYATLKDLRANGDWEAVQAKVKEAGLRGLGGAGFPSGTKWGFVRANEGPRYLAVNGDEGEPGTFKDRYYLERTPHVFLEGMLIAAWAVEAEKAFIYMRDEYPAVLEILRREISALEEAGIVEAGYIDLRRGAGAYICGEESAMIESIEGKRGEPRHRPPFVAQVGIFGRPTLVHNVETLYWVCKVNREGPECLNAVEKNGRKGLRSYSVSGRVKNPGVHLLPAGSTITDIIEACGGMLDGHAFKAYQPGGPSSGLLPASMHDIPLDFDTLQPHGTFIGSAAVVVLSDQDSARDAALNMLRFFEDESCGQCTPCRVGCEKAVKLMSEKKWDQGLLEELSAAMVETSICGLGQAAPNPIRLTIKHFPEEV
- a CDS encoding DUF1330 domain-containing protein, whose product is MAYVYVNLLLKDPDTMAAYREKAGAALQKHGAKVLVSTPQQTVIEGTRDATGIGVILEFANADAAKAWINDPDLQETHTLRQRAGKSAITLLA